In Zingiber officinale cultivar Zhangliang chromosome 3A, Zo_v1.1, whole genome shotgun sequence, the DNA window TGCAAGCATATTTATGAGAAGGAACTAGTAATCCACTACATAAGCACAAAGAAACCACATCCTCGATGCCCAGTTGCAGGTAAGTGCCCCATCTATTGCAGTTGATCTTTCGTTGTTGATCTTTTTGCTCATTACAGCTACATCCTATCAGGTTGCCCAAAAATTCTCCAAGTTGGACGGGTTGTATGCGACGCCTTGCTTACAATAGAAATTGATGAAATGCGTTTGGCATCAGCTACAAACATAAATTCAACAATGGTAGAAGATTTTTACAGAAGTTGACTGAAAATGG includes these proteins:
- the LOC122052014 gene encoding E3 SUMO-protein ligase MMS21-like isoform X4, with the translated sequence MIYFVFLLLNKNVHHVGQPMPGEEQEDIVMTNTQNNILNMKCPLIGKPVTELQNPVRWMDCKHIYEKELVIHYISTKKPHPRCPVAGCPKILQVGRVVCDALLTIEIDEMRLASATNINSTMVEDFYRS
- the LOC122052014 gene encoding E3 SUMO-protein ligase MMS21-like isoform X5, translated to MNVHHVGQPMPGEEQEDIVMTNTQNNILNMKCPLIGKPVTELQNPVRWMDCKHIYEKELVIHYISTKKPHPRCPVAGCPKILQVGRVVCDALLTIEIDEMRLASATNINSTMVEDFYRS